From Pseudobdellovibrio exovorus JSS, a single genomic window includes:
- a CDS encoding Ppx/GppA phosphatase family protein: MKKILSVCSAKLFLFFLFLSTQSFASDCLVTQGALDIGSGSTKSVVAIVDTCQKKIHKVLFEENMAVPFSEAHETSADQKIPEAFVKAQLPRMKELSQKMRQHGAVSIHALATSVFRRAKNGEDVMKKISEAISGPVQMISQEDEARLGYWSALAQRPPRQGEQVVVWDIGGGSMQMITQPKAAETGLTIYQGELAAVNFKNRVINELQKKDAKTQNSPNPLGAQWTDAVKLSETYASAHVPSEFQKLSRQVTWIGIGGVLYNSVREQTKVKNTYQVKDLQKALKKRAKLNDQQLGGDYAATDVTNLALVAGFMQALKIKKVETVKASLAQGWLLFQLDEQDDKQSNENTEKKN; encoded by the coding sequence ATGAAAAAAATTCTATCTGTTTGTTCTGCAAAGCTATTCCTATTTTTTCTATTTCTTTCTACACAGTCTTTCGCCTCAGATTGCCTTGTAACTCAAGGAGCTTTGGATATTGGTTCTGGCTCTACGAAATCAGTTGTAGCTATCGTTGATACATGTCAGAAAAAAATTCATAAAGTTTTATTCGAAGAAAATATGGCGGTTCCTTTCAGTGAAGCCCATGAAACTTCTGCTGATCAAAAGATTCCAGAGGCCTTTGTTAAAGCACAGTTGCCACGAATGAAAGAGTTAAGTCAGAAAATGCGTCAACATGGGGCTGTGTCGATCCACGCTTTAGCGACATCTGTTTTTCGTCGTGCGAAGAATGGCGAGGATGTGATGAAGAAAATCTCGGAAGCGATTTCGGGTCCAGTGCAAATGATCTCGCAAGAAGATGAAGCCCGCTTAGGATACTGGTCAGCCTTAGCACAGCGCCCACCACGTCAGGGCGAACAAGTCGTCGTCTGGGATATTGGTGGTGGTTCTATGCAGATGATCACTCAACCTAAAGCTGCTGAAACAGGTTTGACGATTTATCAAGGTGAACTGGCGGCGGTAAATTTCAAGAATCGTGTTATCAACGAACTTCAAAAAAAAGATGCTAAAACACAAAATTCGCCGAATCCTCTAGGTGCGCAGTGGACCGATGCGGTGAAACTTTCAGAAACTTATGCAAGCGCCCATGTGCCCTCAGAGTTTCAAAAGCTATCACGTCAGGTAACATGGATTGGGATCGGGGGTGTTTTGTACAACTCGGTTCGCGAGCAGACAAAAGTAAAAAACACCTACCAAGTTAAAGATTTACAAAAAGCTTTGAAGAAACGTGCGAAGCTCAACGATCAACAACTAGGTGGCGATTATGCTGCAACAGATGTGACGAACTTGGCTCTGGTTGCAGGCTTCATGCAAGCCCTGAAGATAAAAAAAGTTGAAACAGTAAAAGCCTCGTTAGCTCAAGGCTGGTTGCTGTTTCAACTGGATGAACAAGATGATAAACAAAGTAATGAAAATACCGAAAAGAAAAACTAA
- the rlmN gene encoding 23S rRNA (adenine(2503)-C(2))-methyltransferase RlmN yields MSTSFYQYSFQELQELCQSRQIPVASARLLFNWYYKKNRRDEYGRQELSQKARAFVYENFNFDLPQIDFIQQSQDLTVKFLFELHDGMKVESVLIPFQKKYTLCLSSQVGCGMNCAFCFTGKQGFTRHLKTEEIIGQFLQAKKWLTENRPEDDKILNIVFMGQGEPLHNFDSVKKATEIFLSQHGLSLAPHKITISTSGYLPGLKRWKEEMPNVNIALSLHSPFEAKRNELIPINRKFPLEEVLPIVAAIPQGEKRFATFEYLLIKNFNDSDEDAHATGKLLQDKKAFINLIPFNPFPESPFERPEKATVERFRDILKTYDVPVTIRTTKGDEILAACGQLNTKSKSSASSLEV; encoded by the coding sequence ATGTCGACATCGTTTTACCAATACTCTTTTCAAGAACTCCAAGAGCTCTGCCAAAGTCGGCAAATACCTGTGGCCAGTGCGAGGCTGTTATTTAATTGGTATTACAAAAAAAATCGTCGTGACGAATATGGACGGCAAGAGTTGTCGCAAAAAGCCCGTGCATTTGTTTACGAGAATTTTAATTTTGACCTGCCTCAAATTGATTTTATTCAACAATCACAGGATCTGACAGTTAAGTTTCTTTTTGAATTGCACGATGGGATGAAAGTTGAAAGTGTTTTAATTCCTTTTCAAAAAAAATACACTCTGTGTCTGTCTTCGCAGGTCGGGTGTGGGATGAACTGCGCTTTTTGTTTTACAGGGAAACAGGGGTTTACTCGTCACTTGAAAACAGAAGAGATCATAGGCCAGTTCTTACAAGCCAAGAAGTGGTTAACTGAAAATCGTCCCGAGGATGATAAGATTTTAAATATCGTTTTCATGGGGCAGGGTGAACCATTACACAATTTCGATTCTGTTAAAAAAGCCACCGAGATTTTTCTTTCACAGCATGGACTGAGTTTAGCTCCGCATAAAATCACTATCTCGACCTCTGGTTACTTGCCAGGTTTAAAGCGTTGGAAAGAGGAAATGCCGAATGTGAACATTGCGCTGTCTTTGCATTCTCCGTTTGAGGCCAAACGGAATGAACTCATTCCGATCAATCGTAAGTTTCCATTAGAAGAAGTTTTGCCCATCGTGGCGGCCATTCCGCAGGGGGAAAAGCGATTTGCCACATTTGAGTATCTTCTGATTAAAAACTTCAATGACAGTGATGAGGATGCTCACGCCACAGGAAAATTATTGCAGGATAAAAAGGCCTTCATTAACTTAATTCCTTTTAATCCATTTCCGGAATCCCCTTTTGAACGTCCCGAAAAAGCCACTGTCGAGCGCTTCCGTGATATCCTCAAAACCTACGATGTTCCGGTTACTATCCGTACGACCAAAGGGGACGAGATCCTTGCGGCCTGTGGACAGCTCAATACGAAATCTAAATCGTCGGCTTCGAGCCTTGAAGTTTAG
- a CDS encoding phospholipase D-like domain-containing protein, which translates to MKKISTRGILALVLVWVWSFLGAVVASAQVSTAPAQISMPALDMRFTNPQCKAYGDKPKNSFCTRDDLPRNQANPEGPFQQVVSLIRDRQNVKITLGTMTFSHKEIAAELCKVIRRGVRVEVLIDSGAEAATAEQVRACGGELFSIGVAEAEDEPRGDLHHNKFLLVERRNDSVLVFATANFSNPGLTINHETWGFVTDKKESPLMRHHQCLIESLKRYTDNLRRFGRDMSNCGINYPRNSKMEALFVPADSPKLLKLIEDEMRRSSRVLMTSNRYSFARITKAFGSSKATDRRAVFDDDLYWGGLQPIEGYEREAVDARSVSGLERTGVSVRFTQTSFGAAQKMHNKFIVLDNMVIVGAGNYTGGGLLKNFENFYIIRDRDTIAAFASQFDYLWSISSSRRQMPATYWDPGVRP; encoded by the coding sequence ATGAAAAAAATAAGCACGCGAGGGATATTGGCACTGGTTTTAGTGTGGGTTTGGTCGTTCTTGGGGGCCGTGGTGGCCTCGGCACAGGTGTCAACGGCGCCAGCCCAGATTTCTATGCCCGCACTGGATATGCGATTTACGAATCCTCAGTGTAAAGCTTATGGTGATAAACCCAAAAATTCATTCTGCACTCGCGATGATCTTCCACGCAATCAAGCGAATCCTGAAGGACCCTTTCAGCAAGTGGTGTCTCTGATTCGTGATCGCCAGAATGTGAAGATCACGCTGGGAACCATGACCTTTTCCCATAAAGAAATTGCAGCTGAACTTTGCAAAGTTATTCGTCGTGGTGTGCGTGTTGAGGTTCTTATTGATTCCGGAGCTGAAGCGGCAACAGCCGAACAGGTGCGTGCCTGTGGCGGAGAATTATTTTCTATCGGTGTAGCTGAAGCCGAAGATGAACCACGCGGAGACCTACATCATAACAAATTTTTATTAGTTGAAAGACGTAATGATAGTGTTTTGGTTTTTGCTACAGCCAACTTTTCCAATCCGGGCTTAACCATCAATCACGAAACGTGGGGTTTTGTTACCGACAAGAAAGAGTCGCCGCTGATGCGCCATCATCAATGCCTTATCGAGTCTTTGAAGCGCTATACAGACAACTTACGTCGCTTCGGACGTGATATGTCGAATTGTGGCATCAACTATCCACGGAACTCAAAAATGGAAGCCCTATTTGTGCCTGCGGATTCTCCGAAATTATTAAAATTGATTGAAGATGAAATGCGCCGTTCATCGCGAGTTTTGATGACATCGAATCGCTACTCGTTTGCTCGTATCACAAAGGCATTCGGTTCATCGAAAGCGACAGATCGTCGTGCGGTATTCGATGACGATTTGTATTGGGGTGGACTGCAACCAATTGAAGGGTACGAGCGTGAAGCCGTAGATGCCCGCAGTGTCAGTGGTTTAGAGCGAACAGGGGTCAGTGTTCGGTTTACACAGACATCTTTTGGTGCAGCTCAAAAGATGCACAACAAATTCATCGTCTTAGATAATATGGTGATTGTAGGTGCCGGTAACTACACAGGTGGTGGTTTGCTGAAAAATTTTGAAAACTTCTACATCATTCGTGATCGGGACACCATCGCGGCTTTTGCAAGTCAATTCGATTACTTATGGTCGATCTCGTCGTCGCGCCGTCAAATGCCAGCAACCTACTGGGACCCTGGAGTGAGACCCTAA
- a CDS encoding superoxide dismutase: MKKIFSAFIPGLAILLLSLQACASLQNLNTLKSPYKLPKLPYAENALEPIIDAETMKIHHTRHHQAYVDNLNKALEKNEKANLQQLLANVSTRSAAIRNNAGGHWNHSFFWTILTPNKEDQKIPKDLEAEIVQTFGSFDAFKAEFEKNGLSQFGSGWAWLIRNAEGKLEVTATPNQDNPLMDVASKRGTPILGIDVWEHAYYLKYQNKRAEYLKNFWEIINWKQVAKYDQEAKKKK; encoded by the coding sequence ATGAAAAAAATCTTTTCCGCTTTTATTCCCGGCCTCGCGATTCTACTTCTTTCTTTGCAAGCGTGCGCTTCGTTACAAAATCTGAACACTCTTAAGTCTCCATATAAACTACCTAAGCTGCCTTATGCTGAGAATGCATTAGAGCCCATCATTGATGCTGAAACGATGAAGATCCATCACACACGCCATCACCAAGCGTATGTAGACAACTTAAATAAAGCTCTAGAGAAAAATGAAAAAGCGAACCTTCAACAGCTATTAGCGAATGTTTCTACTCGTAGCGCCGCTATTCGAAACAATGCTGGTGGGCACTGGAACCACAGTTTCTTTTGGACAATTCTGACTCCGAATAAAGAAGATCAAAAAATTCCTAAGGACTTAGAAGCTGAAATCGTTCAGACATTTGGTTCATTTGATGCTTTCAAAGCTGAGTTTGAAAAAAATGGCCTTTCACAGTTTGGTTCTGGCTGGGCATGGCTGATCCGCAATGCTGAAGGAAAATTAGAAGTCACCGCAACACCTAACCAAGATAATCCACTTATGGATGTTGCATCTAAACGTGGAACTCCTATCTTAGGAATTGATGTTTGGGAACACGCTTACTATTTAAAATATCAAAATAAGCGTGCTGAATACTTGAAAAACTTCTGGGAAATTATTAACTGGAAACAAGTAGCTAAGTACGACCAAGAAGCTAAGAAAAAGAAATAA
- a CDS encoding YchJ family protein: MNCPCQSQQSFETCCQPFLTGSALPETAEKLMRSRYTAFTQADVAYLKKTLAPESRHDFDEAATRKWAETAKWKGLQILATVKGTAQDKKGTVEFIATYEADGEGLDHHEVSEFRKAENGQWLFVEGDGHTHAEGEGHHHHHEKPQTVQREAPKIGRNDPCTCGSGKKYKKCCGTDAA; this comes from the coding sequence ATGAACTGTCCTTGTCAATCTCAGCAGAGTTTTGAAACATGCTGCCAACCTTTTTTAACAGGAAGCGCTTTGCCTGAAACGGCTGAAAAATTAATGCGCTCTCGTTACACCGCTTTCACGCAAGCTGATGTAGCTTATTTGAAAAAGACTTTAGCTCCAGAATCACGCCATGATTTCGACGAAGCGGCGACTCGCAAATGGGCGGAAACAGCTAAGTGGAAGGGTCTACAAATCTTAGCTACTGTAAAAGGCACGGCTCAGGATAAAAAAGGCACAGTCGAATTTATCGCGACATACGAAGCCGATGGCGAGGGTTTAGATCACCATGAAGTGTCTGAGTTCCGTAAAGCTGAAAATGGACAATGGCTATTTGTAGAAGGTGATGGACATACTCACGCCGAAGGTGAAGGTCATCATCATCACCATGAAAAACCACAGACAGTACAAAGAGAAGCTCCAAAGATAGGTCGTAACGATCCTTGTACTTGCGGCAGCGGTAAAAAATATAAAAAATGCTGCGGCACCGACGCCGCCTAA
- a CDS encoding MlaD family protein, producing the protein MSKFKNFTHRLSNSWYIWLFPVFAICICAWLAYDHYDKRGPQIRILFDDAASLQVGRTQVRFRGVTIGVVSDIAISDDYRKAIATVDLQKESAHFAVEGSRFWVVSPQVNFQGISGLETLIEGTYIAVHPGDSKEKSKFDFIAQETAVTNDALENTSSYILQTADAQSVNAGDSITFRGLVVGSVTRVSLSQDSRVVNIQINIQNRYTKLIRTNTNFWRKSGIQANLGLFNSEVKIGSLDTLMRGGVELFTPDEAGPLAKAGTRFELLNDAPKGYEKWNPQLTYK; encoded by the coding sequence ATGAGTAAATTTAAAAACTTCACCCATCGCCTTAGTAACAGTTGGTACATTTGGCTATTCCCTGTCTTTGCAATCTGCATCTGTGCATGGCTCGCCTATGACCACTATGACAAACGTGGACCGCAAATTCGTATTCTTTTTGACGATGCGGCCAGCTTACAAGTCGGTCGAACACAAGTGCGCTTTCGCGGAGTCACAATCGGAGTCGTCAGTGACATTGCAATTTCAGACGACTACCGAAAAGCCATTGCCACTGTCGATCTACAAAAAGAATCTGCGCATTTCGCTGTGGAAGGTTCACGTTTTTGGGTGGTTTCACCGCAAGTCAATTTTCAGGGCATCAGTGGCCTAGAAACCCTGATTGAAGGAACTTACATCGCCGTTCACCCCGGAGACTCAAAAGAGAAAAGTAAGTTTGATTTTATCGCGCAGGAAACCGCAGTTACCAACGATGCTCTTGAAAATACCAGCAGCTACATTTTGCAAACCGCCGATGCCCAGTCCGTCAACGCTGGTGACAGCATCACATTCAGAGGGCTCGTGGTAGGCTCTGTCACGCGCGTGAGTCTGTCTCAGGATTCACGTGTGGTGAACATCCAAATCAATATCCAAAATCGCTACACCAAACTGATCCGCACCAATACTAACTTTTGGAGGAAATCAGGGATTCAAGCGAATTTAGGACTTTTTAATTCTGAAGTGAAAATTGGTTCTTTAGACACGCTGATGCGTGGTGGAGTGGAGCTATTCACTCCAGATGAAGCCGGTCCGCTGGCTAAGGCCGGTACCCGCTTTGAACTTTTAAATGATGCCCCTAAAGGCTATGAAAAATGGAATCCTCAGCTAACCTACAAGTAA
- a CDS encoding paraquat-inducible protein A — protein MNSSVKASTALSLTALIFYIPANVLPFMTIEMYGRRNSSTIWEGIVTLADDGAWFIALVVFLASLLIPLLKLLILFYLSFTASHTGNNPQSYQSKKRLYDFVEVIGRWSMLDIFLLAVLVALVKLGNWAQVRPEAGAVMFALVVIFTMMSSACFKPDWLQNTSPPLPQKKEGSHE, from the coding sequence ATGAACTCTTCTGTTAAGGCCAGCACGGCACTTTCTTTAACTGCTTTGATTTTTTACATACCGGCGAATGTTTTGCCTTTTATGACTATCGAAATGTACGGCCGTCGCAACAGCTCAACCATTTGGGAAGGAATTGTAACTTTAGCAGATGATGGGGCATGGTTTATCGCCCTTGTTGTTTTTTTAGCGAGCTTACTGATTCCCCTATTAAAGCTTTTGATTTTATTTTATCTGTCGTTCACTGCAAGCCATACCGGAAATAATCCCCAAAGTTACCAGTCGAAGAAAAGGCTTTATGATTTTGTTGAAGTGATCGGTCGCTGGTCGATGTTAGATATTTTTTTGCTGGCGGTGCTTGTCGCGTTAGTTAAATTAGGAAATTGGGCACAAGTACGGCCTGAAGCCGGTGCCGTGATGTTCGCCTTGGTTGTGATTTTTACCATGATGTCATCGGCTTGTTTTAAACCAGATTGGCTACAAAACACTTCACCCCCTTTACCGCAAAAGAAAGAGGGCTCACATGAGTAA
- a CDS encoding FAD-dependent oxidoreductase, protein MESIHSNETNSLWHRQKESVYLPPLDRDINADICIIGGGIAGLTTAYLLLQEGFNVVVVEKSTFCKGQSGRSTAHLTVALDERYSDIEELHGPNTARLVAQSHLESLALIKKIITDEKIECDFHPVTGYLFAAYDEDLKILHDEYHAARRIGLDVKLMESVPVKSFRSGPALAFTEQYEMNPLLYLRGLAEAIFKKGGKIFSETEVTHVRSEEPALVFTRQGFRVTADSVVMATHSPINDLFGLHTKQAPFRTYVLGLEVPKGTVPHILAWDTSSPYHYFRISEHTPSHDMLIVGGEDHKTGQEDHPELCFARVEAWARLRFPMSKKVIHRWSGQILTSLDGLALLGRSPYEPRHIYVITGDSGNGITNCTIGAKLITDQIMQRDNPYEKIYDPSRITLRRFEEFIRTNSNAMAQYSHWFLSKPKPLLSKIPNETGVVYREGFKLVAAYKNTSGQISYMSAVCPHLGGIVQWNSVEKSWDCPCHGSRFNCYGETLEGPSTDGLKKISNPPAPEDSKDNEPSTPNPTASL, encoded by the coding sequence ATGGAATCAATTCACTCGAACGAAACCAATTCACTTTGGCATCGCCAGAAAGAGTCTGTCTATCTTCCTCCTTTAGATCGCGATATCAACGCCGACATTTGTATCATCGGCGGAGGAATTGCCGGACTGACAACAGCCTATCTATTACTACAAGAAGGTTTTAATGTTGTCGTCGTCGAAAAATCGACATTTTGCAAAGGTCAAAGCGGTCGTAGTACGGCCCACCTGACAGTGGCTTTAGATGAGCGCTACAGCGACATCGAAGAACTGCATGGACCAAACACAGCTCGATTAGTGGCGCAAAGCCATCTTGAATCTTTAGCTTTAATTAAAAAAATTATTACGGATGAAAAAATCGAATGTGACTTTCATCCGGTCACTGGCTACTTGTTTGCCGCCTACGATGAGGATCTTAAAATTTTACATGACGAATACCATGCTGCACGCAGAATCGGTTTAGATGTCAAATTGATGGAAAGTGTTCCTGTCAAATCTTTCCGATCAGGACCCGCATTGGCTTTCACCGAGCAATATGAAATGAATCCTCTTTTATACTTACGAGGTTTAGCTGAAGCCATCTTCAAAAAAGGTGGAAAAATATTTTCTGAAACAGAAGTCACTCATGTTCGTTCAGAAGAACCGGCTTTGGTTTTTACACGACAGGGATTTCGTGTCACTGCGGATTCTGTTGTGATGGCAACCCATTCCCCGATTAATGACCTTTTTGGTCTTCATACGAAACAGGCTCCATTTCGAACTTATGTCTTAGGCTTAGAGGTTCCCAAAGGAACTGTCCCCCACATCCTTGCATGGGACACGTCTTCCCCTTACCACTATTTCCGCATCAGCGAACACACTCCTTCACACGACATGTTGATCGTCGGCGGAGAAGACCATAAAACAGGACAGGAAGATCATCCTGAGCTGTGCTTTGCTCGCGTAGAGGCTTGGGCACGCCTGCGCTTTCCGATGTCGAAAAAAGTTATCCACCGCTGGTCAGGACAAATTTTGACTTCACTTGATGGCTTGGCACTTCTAGGGCGTAGTCCGTATGAGCCTCGACACATCTATGTCATCACGGGTGACTCTGGAAATGGGATTACAAACTGTACGATTGGAGCGAAACTCATCACCGATCAAATCATGCAGCGGGATAACCCTTACGAAAAAATTTACGATCCCTCACGTATAACACTGCGCCGTTTTGAAGAGTTCATTCGCACAAACTCAAATGCCATGGCTCAATACAGTCATTGGTTTTTATCAAAACCAAAACCTCTTCTTTCCAAAATTCCTAACGAAACAGGCGTTGTCTATCGCGAGGGTTTCAAGCTCGTGGCCGCTTACAAAAACACCTCTGGTCAGATCTCTTATATGTCAGCGGTCTGCCCACATTTGGGCGGGATTGTGCAGTGGAACTCAGTTGAAAAATCTTGGGATTGCCCTTGTCATGGATCACGCTTTAACTGCTATGGCGAAACTCTAGAAGGTCCCAGCACAGACGGGCTTAAAAAAATATCGAATCCACCCGCGCCAGAGGACTCAAAAGACAATGAACCATCCACCCCTAACCCCACCGCTTCACTGTGA
- a CDS encoding pyridoxamine 5'-phosphate oxidase family protein, producing MKNRLKDTERDEFHSIAEAIEMTEVAMITTVTPTGNMCSRPMMVQEIDADGNLLFFTLSNSQLMKDIRRVPLVNITFSCPEKNTFISAAAVAYESFDQTKMKELWNPTLEKWFPRGVETPDLTLLKLDLQEVEMWDSPSTSIVRVMDFVKAIVGETTISQAHYEKFDLRQ from the coding sequence ATGAAAAATAGACTTAAGGATACAGAGCGTGACGAGTTTCACAGTATCGCCGAAGCTATCGAAATGACTGAGGTGGCGATGATCACGACAGTAACTCCAACAGGGAATATGTGCAGTCGTCCGATGATGGTGCAAGAGATCGACGCGGATGGAAACTTATTGTTTTTTACACTCAGCAACTCACAGTTAATGAAAGATATTCGAAGAGTTCCTTTAGTGAATATTACATTTTCATGTCCCGAGAAAAACACATTTATCTCGGCAGCGGCCGTGGCGTATGAGTCTTTTGACCAAACGAAAATGAAAGAGCTTTGGAATCCAACTCTTGAAAAGTGGTTTCCACGTGGGGTGGAAACACCTGACCTGACATTGTTAAAGCTAGACCTACAAGAAGTTGAAATGTGGGATTCTCCGAGTACTTCTATTGTGCGTGTAATGGACTTTGTTAAAGCGATTGTGGGGGAAACGACGATCAGTCAAGCCCACTATGAAAAATTCGATTTACGTCAATAG
- a CDS encoding BON domain-containing protein, translating to MKNKKTPPQNQEEQERRSSRLQNDRIQDKRSFAERTPMDLTGRYSQDYLARQEDDGYHQDRMGSSTQNEDSDRRTDDTLCDEVCEALAQHPEVEDRHIHVEVQDGICTLTGWVTSDQMRRQAETCCRMVSGIGTIHNQLQLNHERRQTGFSSGSETHSVDR from the coding sequence ATGAAAAACAAAAAAACGCCTCCCCAAAATCAAGAAGAGCAAGAGCGCCGATCAAGCCGTCTTCAAAATGATCGCATTCAGGATAAAAGATCTTTTGCCGAGCGCACACCTATGGATTTAACAGGGCGCTACAGTCAAGATTACCTCGCACGACAAGAAGATGATGGCTACCACCAAGATAGAATGGGTAGCTCGACTCAAAATGAAGATTCGGATCGTCGTACCGATGACACCCTCTGTGACGAGGTCTGTGAAGCCCTTGCACAACATCCTGAAGTAGAAGATCGTCACATCCATGTCGAAGTACAGGATGGCATCTGTACCTTAACAGGCTGGGTCACTTCCGATCAGATGCGTCGTCAAGCAGAAACCTGCTGCCGTATGGTGAGTGGTATCGGCACTATTCATAATCAATTACAATTAAATCATGAACGCCGCCAAACCGGATTCTCTTCTGGCTCGGAAACTCATTCTGTCGATCGCTAA
- a CDS encoding endonuclease/exonuclease/phosphatase family protein has product MKLKVLSYNIHKGYDWKMQNYFLQDMKTLIQSSSADIVFLQEVVGENLNYRRKGLVDSQFEFFADSIWQHYSYARNALYDHGHHGNLILSKYPIESWENINLSTNTLERRGLLVCKIRLSEQQYVYAACVHLNLLHSGRMRQYQMIKEKMLSLNLSDQPPVIIAGDFNDWNKKAHHVFEQELGMSETHKVHHGMLAKTFPAHYPMLSLDRIYVKNLQVTNAEVIKSQGMQHLSDHLPLFCDLETL; this is encoded by the coding sequence ATGAAACTAAAAGTGTTATCATACAATATCCATAAGGGATATGATTGGAAGATGCAGAACTATTTTCTGCAGGATATGAAGACGTTAATTCAGTCCTCATCAGCTGATATTGTCTTTTTACAAGAAGTCGTCGGAGAAAATCTAAACTACCGCCGCAAAGGCCTGGTGGATTCACAATTCGAATTTTTTGCAGATTCGATTTGGCAGCACTATTCCTACGCAAGAAATGCTCTGTACGATCACGGCCACCATGGAAACTTAATTTTAAGTAAATATCCAATTGAAAGTTGGGAAAATATAAATCTGAGCACTAACACTCTTGAACGCAGAGGCTTATTGGTCTGTAAAATCCGATTAAGCGAGCAGCAATATGTCTACGCTGCGTGTGTACATCTAAATTTACTTCATTCGGGGCGAATGCGCCAATATCAGATGATCAAAGAAAAAATGTTGTCTTTGAATTTGTCAGACCAGCCTCCGGTTATTATTGCCGGTGATTTTAATGACTGGAATAAAAAGGCTCATCACGTTTTTGAACAGGAACTGGGAATGTCAGAAACTCATAAAGTTCATCATGGCATGTTGGCAAAAACGTTTCCTGCACACTATCCTATGCTCAGCCTAGATCGTATCTATGTTAAAAATCTGCAGGTGACCAATGCTGAGGTGATTAAGTCTCAAGGAATGCAGCATCTTTCTGACCATTTGCCACTCTTTTGTGATTTGGAAACTCTATGA